The Brassica oleracea var. oleracea cultivar TO1000 chromosome C7, BOL, whole genome shotgun sequence sequence ATTTAGACTATCTAAATCGTTCAAGTTTTGCTTAGTTTCATGATTCTAGACAACTCTAAATCAGTTATTTCACTTACTTATAGAAAGTTATAATTTTTTTATCAATTAAAGTTATACAAAGTTTCAAATCCAAAAGTTTCAAATCCAAGGTATGCCACTGTTGCAGTGACAAGTCGTGTCTTCTGAACTCGTGTCTTCTCGAGGCGTCTACTTGTAGATGGGTCAGATGATCATTATCACCTTCTCCAAATAAATTTAACGGGAATACTCTCCATTTACTTCATAAAACGAATATCTCTCCATTTACTTTATTAAACGAATATCTCTCCATGGCGAACTTCAACTTGTCTTCTCTCCCTCCTTCCATGCTTCACAAGATTCTATCCAAGGTAGCAACAACCAGTATCCGGGACTTTGGTTGTGCAAGAGTTTCTTTCCCCGGGTTTAATGCAGTTGGCAGAGAAGATTACTTTTACAAATCTGCCGATCTCATTTTCTTTAATGACTGGTTAGATCAGGTCAATGCTGTTAGAACATTCAGGCTTAAGTGCTACCAACTGGGTAATCCAGAGGCCATCTACTTGCGAGGTATGTATGAATACTTCATCCTCCATTTACTTGATGAAGGAAGGGAAAAAATTCATCTTGCTGGTGAGAGAGGATGCTTGTTGGCCAAATATGTAGATGGTATGATGAACTTAGCATTTAGCAATGATTAGAGTTACACCAACTCTTACTAATTTTTCGGAAGTTATGGAGAAACAGATCCAAATTTTATGGGTCGGGTCTGGATGGTCTGCACCAATGCCCTTGGTTGGGTTGTAATTATGCAAGTCCCTTTTGGTTTCATGGTCTTTTGCCTATTTTTCGGATTTAATTAAAGATTTATTTATTTAATTTTTCGGGCAGAAGTACTGGAGAATTTTTTCCGGGCAGTAGCACTGGAGCAATTGATTCCCAAACGGAGTCCACGGGTCCCACCAAAAGAATGTGGGACTTAGGGGGGTGTATTCAATCTAAAATTTGAGGTTGATTTCTAATGAGGTTTTAGATGATTTTAAGGAATTGCAGAGAATAAAATGATTTTTGTTAAACCACTCTAGAATATCACCTAAAACTATGGGATTTGAGTTTTATTTTTTTTTAACTAAGAAACTCCACCCAAACACTCTTAAATCACCTGAAAACTTTAAAATTCCACAACTTAAAATATTTTCAATAATAATGGATTTCAGAGTACTTTATAAAATGTCAAGTTCAATAACAGTGGATTTTAAATGAGTTTTTAAAATTCACTTTTTAATAACAGTGAATTTGTCATTTTAACACAAATTACCTAAAAATCTCAGTTGAATACACCTCCCTTAGTCTCCTTTCCCAATTGAAATCCTTATAAAACTTAGAGCCTTGATTCTCAGCTTTAGTAATTTCCTAAACATCGAAGAATCTAATAACTTAGTTGAGCTTCCCTGACAAGTTAGCACCTCTCTTCCGGACCCCTCACCTTAGAAAACAAAATTTTAATTTATTTATGACCAAAACACTTCATTTCCTTCTCTTCAATTTGGTCAACTTTAAATTAATTTCCCATCATAATAACTAAAACCCTATTTCGAGGTATCACGAAGTTGTTATTTGTGTCTTTGAATATCTCAAAAGGCATTAATTACCATGCACACATTTTTAAGGCAATTAACATGCACACTTGATAAATATATAATTTTTTTATATATATTTGTGATCATGTAACATCTAATAACAATGATATCTACTATACTAAAAGCAAGATATTGAGAGTAAAGAAGCTGTCCATGTCGGATTTTTAATTCGGACCAATCAGAAAGCTTACAATCGCCGTGTCACACTGCTGCTGAGTGAAACTGGGCTTTTGCGTGAATTCTCATTAATATATCATTTGGCCCACCCCAGCCTAAGCCCAAGAAACCGGTTTCGTCTTCAAGTGTCGATAGTCTCTTCCCCGAATCTTTCGCTTCATCTTCTCCAATTCTGATTTTTTTCTACCTAACCTTCTCAATCAATGATGATGTTAAAGCTAATCTTGAATGTTTTGTTTCACCTTCCCTTGATACTTCTCCTATATATATATATATATATTTTTTTTTTTTGTCAAACGATACTAGCTCTATCTCTAAACCTAAATCCCTCATAAAACCACAAAACTACTCTGCAGAAGCTACTTCCATGGCAACGAAATCCCCCGGGAAGAGTCAGCTCGGAAAATCTACCGTCGCGGCCTATTTCAAGACATCTTACCAGGACCAGCTGAGTCAGGGTTTCGATTTCGGGTAATCCTTTTTTGGGAGGCAAGAAACATAGCCAAAGCTGGGGCCTTTATTGGGATAGATCTCCTACTCATTGATGAACATGTATGACTTCTAATCCCCAACTTTCATTCCACCATACTCTAAACCAGTCTCTTTAAACCTGAATTATTTCTACTACTGCAGGAGACTGTGATGCAAGGATTCATATCCTCTCTTCGTGCTCCAACATACCTGCCTCATGTCAAAGCAGGAGCAACTTACACCCTTCAGAATTTTTATGCTGCCAAAAGCAAGGAGATTTATTGCTTTGCTGATCAGAGTTTAATAGTTTCATTCTCAAACGGCTCTGTTCTCAAACCCCTTGACGACATCCGCCTCTCTTTTGCCGCATTCAGGTTCAGGTTCCACGCATATGAGGATATCCAAGCTAATTGTGGTCTCAGGGGTGACCTCTACGGTAATCTCTGTTATTTATTAAATCAGCTCCACTTTAATTTGTGAATCTGCGTGTTGATATATATTTTGATTTCTATACTAATCTTCATGAACAATGTTGTAGATGTCGTTGGCCACTTGAGGCTGATGAATGGACAGTCCTTGACGAAGCTGAAATAATCAACATGCGTCATGTTTTGGTACATTTGCAATCAAAAGAGTATGTGTTAACTGTTATTATGATCACGACCTCATGTACTGCAAAGCGTACTCTCTATGAGAGACTAATAAAACTTACCCTGTCTTTAAATAAACTTTCGCAGTTGTCCTGTTAAAAAGCTGTATCTTTGGGACCAAGCTTCAAAAGATTTTTACAAGAAATCCACATCAACTGAAGACACTTCCACCGTTATTTTGATCACTACTGTGAACCCAAAACGTCTAGGAGGTAATCAATTTCCTCTTTTAGCATAACCAACCCACTGCTGATACTAACGTTTATTTTTTTCCCATGTTTCGCCACATCAAGTCAAACTTGAAATAAATTATGTCAATGTTCTCATGTTTATGATTTTTCCTTCGTATATTAGATTTTCATTACTCAAAAAAACTCATCAAGTCCATGTAAATGTCTAACGTTAAGTTGACTTAGTGTGCTCATATCTCATTAAGTTAGACTGGTGTCTAAAGTACAGTTACGTCCTGGTTCAAGTAATATGTGTTTTTCTTGACTTTATGAATTTTTGGCCATTCATGAAATAGTACACTAACGTGTGTTTTGAATGCGTTGACAGAAACAGTGAATTTAGCTCTCAGTTCGATGTCAACCTCATGTGTCTTTATATATTAAGATGTCCAGCCCACGATTGATTACAACTGGTTAGTGATTATAGGGACACCATTGTTGAGTTTTTCAATTCTAAGTACTGTTCTATTCACTCTCTCTAGAGTGAACATGACAAATCTATTGTTTTGTAGTTTTTCACAGGTTGAGTTCTAATCCAAAGATTGCTAAGCGGCTTAATGCAGACGAGGTTACTAGGGCTGAGACAATGACAATTGGGAAAATCCTTGCTTACATCAAGCAAGAATATGCCAAGGTAAAATAAAAATTTAAGATAACTATGTAAAAAAACCATGTCTATCTAAATCACTAGCTTTTAATCTATTGCAGGAAGGTTCTTTCGACTGCATAGCGACAATTGATGATGTTGAGCGTGACAGTGCATGGTATTATATTGCATGCATCGGTTGTCAAAGTAAGGCCATCAAAGGCCCTTATTCGTTGATGTGCGCCAAGTGTGGCAACACTAACGTTGCTGGTGAGCAAGGTCTGACCTCTAACCTCACAAATTTATGTTTAATTTTTCTAGAGTTTGATTTTTTACTTTTTTATTCGCATGTATCGTGCAAAGATCTCTCCTTCTACGACAATAACGACCGGCTTCGTCATACTTGGTGACGCAGGACGTGAGTTAACAGGGAAGAATGCTGTGGAATTAGTTGACAACTACTTTGAGGTAACTATCCATCAACTTAAACCTCTCCCAGTTCATTAAAACTCATTTATTCCTCCTTGAATTTTTATAGGCTAATCAAGAACTTGGTGTTGGCCATGAGATGTCTGCCCCCCCCCAACTCCCCCCAAGCTTTGATCGACACACCATTGGTCAAACACATAAGTTCAGGGTGAAGGTGTAACAGGCAAGATTCAGACTATAACTGTTACTAAGATTATCAAACCAGAAGTTCTGCCACCTGTACCAACTCCAACTGAAATCCCACTTGATGCGGGTGAGGAAGTTGACGTGCTTTTTGGAAGTGTAGTTTGTGAATCTTTCAAGGACTGTGGATTCGTTGCTGATGAGAGAAATGAAAGTACCAATAACAAAAAGACGAATCACAGAAGGCTAAGTGTGCTAAACATGTAAAATAAGATTCCACCACTCATTTCATTCGATGCAGTGTTACTGTCTTTATTTCCAGTTTAGGTCAAGACTATGCTTTTACCGTTATTTTAAACTTTCACTCTTGCTTTGGTTTGATATTTCCAAACACTACGCTTCTTTGTTTAGAGTTTGATTTCATTGGAAAGCAAATGATTTTAAGCTTTCGAAAGACGTGTTATTTTATATTATAACTATGATAGCTCAGATGACTGTATGCTATTGATGCACAACTCTCTCTACCATCATTTAGATTGATATCAAATAATAATATAATATACATTAACACTTTGAATAGTTACGTCTTTAATTTTGTGTGATTTCTTAGCCAAATTTTGCTTTTCTTTGTAGTTTCTTAGCCAACTTTTCCCTTACATTTTTTTCAATATTTTAAGGAATCATTTTAAAAATAAAAATAAATTTCAGTTAAAAATTATACTAAAAAGTTATTCCAAAATTATTTTGATGTCTACTCTAAATGTTTTGTAAAAATTCTATCAAAATAAATTAACATACATTTATAGAAGTCTGTCAAAACATACAAAATTTGTATATACTAAAGAAAATAAATAATTAATGAAACTTTGTAGTTTATGGTTTATGAATATTTTTATGGTTTTTGATTACACTTAGTAAATCGCATTACAAATCATTAGGAATTTTATGTAGTAGTATCTAAATAATCGCATTACAAATCATTATGTACTATTATGTAGTATATAAATAGAAAACGTTCATATTTAAATCTCTTAAAGATTTAATTTTTTTATAATAAATCCTTATTTAAAAAATAAACTAGGTGTTTTGCCCGCCATGCGGACTTAAACATTTTCATAAATTTTTGAAAAGTTCTTTATACACTATATTCATTATACTAAAATAAATTTTAAAATAACTCAATATTAATTTTTAAATTAGATCAGAGGTTAATTATTCAATTATATAATTTATGTTTTTAACTTTTACTAAAATACTTTTTCAGATAACAATACAATATATATATAGGAATTGTCTTTTTTTTAAATTATATTTTTAGATTTTGGATAATTCAATATTTTATTTTTAATTTTATAATCAAGAATTTTATTTGATTAATATTTAGTTATATAATTTATGTTTTTAACTTTTTACTAAAATATTTTTTCAGACAACAATACAATATATACAGAAATTATCTCTTTTTAAATTATATTTTCTGATTTTGGATAATTATTACTATTATTAATTTTAATCAATTATCTAATCAAATAAATTAAAATTTCGTTTTTATTTATTAATTTATTTATACATTAAATATTTTATCTTTAATTTTATTATCAAGAATTTTATTTGATAATATTTAGTTATATAATTTATGTTTTTAACTTTTTACTAAAAGACTTTTTCAAATAACAATACAATATATATATAAATTATCTCTTTTTAAATTATATTTTCATATTTTGGATAATTATTACTATTATTAATTTTAATGAATTATCAAATCAAATAAATTAAAATTTCGTTTTCATTTTTTAATTTATTTATACATTTTATTCATTAAGGGTATAAACGATATTAACCACTCTAACTTTTAACGTGAGGGCTCGATTCCAAAAATTTTATACATTCAATATTCTATTTTTTAGTTTTATAATCAAGAAATTTATTTGATAATATTTAGTTATATAATTTATGTTTTTAACTTTTTACTAAAAGAATTTTTCAGATAACAATACAATATATACATAAATTATCTATTTTTAAATTATATTGTCAGATTTTGGATAATTATTACTATTATTAATTTTAATGAATTATCTAATCAAATAAATTAAAATTTCGGTTTTATTTTTAAATTTATTTATATATTTTATTCATTAAGGGTATAAGCGATATTAATCACTCTAACTTTTAACGTGAGAGCTCGATTCCAAAAATTTACTTCGCAAATAATAATATTGATATATACTTATGATAAAACAAAATAATACCAAAGAAATTTTAAATATTGAAAACCAATTCTTCAATAATAGTTTTAAATTAGATCAAATGATGAATAAAAAAAATATATGAAACTCTAAAGTAACGGAAAATATTAGAATTTATTGAATATATAATATCTGAACTTTTAATAAAGAGTCAAACATAATTACTATAAGATTAATAGAGACTTTAACTAAATGTGCATCTAAGAAACAAATTAATGATATTTAAAACAAAAAAATGCTCTTTCAAAACATTTCATTGTAATTTGTCCAATATTATAGCCAAACAAATAAATGATATAATTAATCTTTGGTGTTTAAGTTTAACTTTAAAATCTAAATGTTTTATAGAAAAACAAACCGCGCGTAGCGCGGTAAAACCTCTAGTTGTAAATAAAGACCACAATACAAAGGTCTTGAACTTTATACTTTAATATACCTATTTTAATCAACAAAAGTTATAAAAAATAATAGTTTCATGTAAATATGATTATGATCATTGTTCAAAATGGATCCATATGTATTTTATACAATTAATATAAACGTACTTGAATACAACAGCATAAATGTGGTTGAGAAACCCAGTTACAAAAATTGTGGTTGAGATATAATAAAAATATTTCCTCTCTTCTGTATCATTTTAAGAGGTGTTTAAGGTTTTTGCACAGATTTTAAAAAAATATAAACTTTTATGTAATTGGCTTTGGTTACATAAAATAACATTAAATAAAATTAATTCAACCAATAAAAAAAGATGTAGTATTTTATAATTGGTCATAAATTTCAAATGACATTAAATTTTACATAGAACATCACTTATTTCGAAACAAAATCAAAATCCTTAAACACCAGTTAAACTGATACAGAGAGAGTAGATTTTTGTAAGACATGCATATGTGTATACATGGAGGCTCTTCTAATAGTCATAATTTTTCTCATTTAGCGCCCAAAATTTAGAAGTTAAAAATTCTAATTATTTTTTTCCAACTTATTTTCCCATTTATTACATTTGCAAATGATCATATTTTATTCTTATCATAATTTGACAATAACATAATTTGAAAACTTATTTAATTATTGCTATAAATTGCATCATAATTTATTATAAATATATCCGAGTTTCGTTGTCAATAAACTAAACATTAAGATCATTTTGGACATGGAGCATAGCACGCACATATTTTTCCGATGGAGCAACGAGCGTTTATTTCTTGTATTGCTGACCCTTCTACCCTCTTCTTACACGCAGATAGGCAAGCTGACTTGTTTTGGCAACTTCCAGGCATTTGGTTATCTAGATTTATACGACACATATCTTTTTTATTTGTATTCCCTTGCCCCATCGTTCCGGCCACTGTTATATATAAAACATAAATATTAGTGTATGTAATGAAAATTGTTTTTTGGTAGATTTCAAATACTGAAAAAATATTTTAGATAATATTTATTTAGTTTTTAAAATCATTGATTATTTGAGATATACAAAACATGTAACTAATCTGATATAAATATTTA is a genomic window containing:
- the LOC106302346 gene encoding putative F-box protein At1g67623, producing MANFNLSSLPPSMLHKILSKVATTSIRDFGCARVSFPGFNAVGREDYFYKSADLIFFNDWLDQVNAVRTFRLKCYQLGNPEAIYLRGMYEYFILHLLDEGREKIHLAGERGCLLAKYVDGMMNLAFSND
- the LOC106304172 gene encoding uncharacterized protein LOC106304172 isoform X1, which codes for MSSPRLITTVVVFHRLSSNPKIAKRLNADEVTRAETMTIGKILAYIKQEYAKEGSFDCIATIDDVERDSAWYYIACIGCQSKAIKGPYSLMCAKCGNTNVAGEQGRELTGKNAVELVDNYFEANQELGVGHEMSAPPQLPPSFDRHTIGQTHKFRVKV
- the LOC106304172 gene encoding uncharacterized protein LOC106304172 isoform X2, which translates into the protein MSSPRLITTVFHRLSSNPKIAKRLNADEVTRAETMTIGKILAYIKQEYAKEGSFDCIATIDDVERDSAWYYIACIGCQSKAIKGPYSLMCAKCGNTNVAGEQGRELTGKNAVELVDNYFEANQELGVGHEMSAPPQLPPSFDRHTIGQTHKFRVKV